The following coding sequences lie in one Vitis vinifera cultivar Pinot Noir 40024 chromosome 19, ASM3070453v1 genomic window:
- the LOC100243502 gene encoding 21.7 kDa class VI heat shock protein gives MTSSKQLEVQSEDRTPQKWCVSLREDKFEAFLSQGNPTVRKVFGDGSLFSPFLFRKFFDPSDAFPLWEFESDVLLSHLRSSGQTTVDWLQTDKDYVLKAELPGVGKNSVQVYVENGKVVEISGLWRHQKEPKTKEWRSGHWWEHGYVRRLELPENADWRRIEASVKDEIYLEIRIPKCDIPHGKEEGAEDSE, from the exons ATGACAAGTTCTAAACAGCTTGAAGTTCAATCAGAAGATCGAACTCCACAGAAATGGTGCGTTTCATTGAGGGAAGACAAGTTTGAAGCATTTCTCTCCCAAGGCAACCCAACAGTGAGGAAGGTTTTTGGTGATGGGTCACTGTTCAGCCCCTTCTTGTTCAGAAAATTCTTTGATCCTTCTGATGCCTTCCCTCTATGGGAGTTTGAGTCTGATGTTTTGCTGTCTCATCTTCGGAGTTCCGGTCAGACCACGGTCGATTGGCTCCAGACAGATAAAGACTATGTACTAAAAGCAGAACTACCAG GAGTTGGGAAAAATAGTGTTCAAGTCTATGTGGAAAATGGGAAAGTTGTGGAGATTAGTGGACTATGGAGGCATCAAAAGGAGCCCAAGACAAAGGAATGGAGAAGTGGGCATTGGTGGGAACATGGATATGTCCGGAGGCTTGAGCTGCCGGAAAATGCAGATTGGAGGAGGATTGAGGCCAGTGTGAAGGATGAAATATATTTGGAGATTAGAATTCCCAAGTGTGATATTCCTCATGGAAAGGAAGAGGGAGCTGAAGATTCTGAATAA